In Treponema rectale, a single genomic region encodes these proteins:
- a CDS encoding ABC transporter permease, producing the protein MSRYLLKRIATALFTAYLVATLTFFIMNLVPGGPFLAEKAVTPQAQAAMEAKYGLDKPLGKQYLTYMNGLVHGDLGLSIKKRGRTVTEIISTKFPVSARLGGIAMLVAVLVGVPLGAVAAFKRGKTIDNILVVLSTAGIAIPSFLSSTLLLYVFSTKLKLLSSIGLDSPSNYIMPVIALALYPTFYIARLMRSSMLDVMGQDYMRTARAKGVSTVKMIFKHALRNAILPVITYMGPLLASLMTGSFIIEKIFNIPGLGSEFVGAITSRDYPMIMGTTIFLAVFVIFMNVLVDIAYAIVDPRIKLK; encoded by the coding sequence ATGTCACGTTATTTATTAAAACGCATTGCTACGGCTCTGTTTACGGCATATCTTGTAGCAACGCTTACGTTTTTTATTATGAATCTTGTGCCTGGAGGACCTTTTCTTGCAGAAAAAGCAGTAACACCACAGGCTCAGGCTGCAATGGAGGCTAAATACGGTTTGGATAAGCCTCTGGGTAAGCAGTATCTTACCTATATGAATGGTCTTGTTCATGGAGATCTCGGTCTTTCCATTAAAAAGAGGGGAAGAACGGTTACGGAAATCATTTCTACAAAATTTCCTGTTTCTGCCCGTCTTGGTGGAATAGCCATGCTGGTTGCCGTACTTGTAGGAGTTCCGCTGGGAGCTGTTGCTGCATTTAAGCGCGGAAAAACAATCGATAATATTCTTGTAGTTCTTTCTACCGCCGGAATTGCGATTCCAAGTTTTCTTTCTTCTACACTTCTTCTTTATGTGTTCAGTACAAAACTTAAACTTCTTTCTTCTATAGGTCTTGATTCCCCTTCAAATTATATAATGCCGGTAATAGCCCTTGCCCTGTATCCGACTTTCTATATTGCACGCCTCATGCGTTCTTCTATGCTGGATGTAATGGGTCAGGATTATATGCGTACTGCCCGTGCAAAAGGTGTAAGTACGGTAAAAATGATTTTTAAGCATGCTTTGAGAAATGCAATCCTTCCTGTAATTACATATATGGGACCTCTTCTTGCATCCCTTATGACTGGAAGCTTTATTATAGAAAAGATTTTTAATATTCCGGGACTGGGTTCTGAATTTGTCGGAGCAATTACCAGCCGTGATTATCCTATGATTATGGGTACGACAATTTTCCTTGCGGTATTCGTTATTTTTATGAATGTGCTTGTTGATATTGCCTATGCAATCGTTGACCCTAGAATTAAACTTAAGTAA
- a CDS encoding ABC transporter permease, whose product MNKNPLSFQLKVDDFVAASASEKESLTVMRESVGFWKDGLRRFTKNKIAMTALVIVLLIVVLCFIVPAFYPYKYEQQMKGSERLAPMQYSKIEQQQIDAGESVFPHILGTDSNGRDYAIRVMVGGRVSLMVGIVASLLILVIGSLYGAISGYFGGIVDLIMMRIVDIIYTVPDVLIIILLAQILKFPLQSLGEVSGFGWIQKLGPNMISMFIVFALLYWVGMARIVRSQIMVLKQNEYVTAARALGAKKRRIIGKHLITNCIGTLIVTTTLQIPSSIFTESFLSFLGLGVQAPMPSLGSLASAALNGFQSFPEKLFAPAFLIFIIILSFNLLGDGLRDAFDPKLKS is encoded by the coding sequence ATGAATAAGAATCCTTTGAGTTTTCAGCTGAAAGTGGATGATTTTGTTGCAGCTTCAGCTTCAGAAAAAGAATCTTTGACAGTAATGCGTGAATCCGTAGGCTTCTGGAAGGACGGTCTCCGCAGGTTTACAAAAAATAAAATAGCAATGACAGCCCTTGTTATTGTTCTTTTGATAGTAGTGCTTTGTTTTATAGTTCCTGCTTTTTATCCGTATAAGTATGAACAGCAGATGAAGGGAAGTGAACGTCTTGCTCCGATGCAGTATTCAAAAATTGAACAGCAGCAGATTGATGCAGGAGAGTCAGTTTTCCCTCATATTCTTGGAACAGACAGTAACGGCCGTGATTATGCAATCCGTGTAATGGTTGGCGGACGGGTTTCTCTTATGGTTGGTATCGTAGCTTCCCTTCTTATCCTTGTAATTGGTTCGCTTTACGGTGCAATTTCCGGATATTTCGGCGGAATTGTAGATCTTATAATGATGCGTATCGTTGATATTATTTATACAGTTCCGGATGTTCTGATAATCATTCTTCTTGCACAGATTCTTAAGTTTCCGCTGCAGTCTCTTGGAGAAGTATCAGGATTCGGATGGATACAGAAACTTGGTCCAAACATGATTTCAATGTTTATCGTATTTGCCCTTTTGTACTGGGTTGGGATGGCACGCATCGTACGCTCGCAGATTATGGTTCTTAAACAGAATGAATATGTTACTGCAGCCCGTGCTCTCGGTGCAAAAAAGCGCCGCATTATCGGTAAGCACCTTATTACAAACTGTATTGGAACACTTATTGTAACAACGACTCTTCAGATTCCGTCATCTATTTTTACAGAGTCATTCCTGTCTTTCCTTGGTCTTGGTGTTCAGGCTCCGATGCCTTCTCTGGGTTCTTTGGCTTCTGCTGCACTTAACGGCTTCCAGTCATTCCCGGAAAAACTTTTTGCACCGGCATTTCTTATTTTTATCATTATTCTGAGTTTTAATCTTTTGGGCGATGGTCTTCGTGATGCATTTGATCCAAAACTTAAGTCTTAA
- a CDS encoding ABC transporter ATP-binding protein codes for MSETKKLLEINHLKQYFPVAGTNKIVHAVDDVSFFINRGETFGLVGESGCGKTTTGRSILRLHEPTAGQIIYDGKVIFDSENNIKEKMLPYRRKMQIVFQDPYASLDPRMTVGDIVGEALDIHHLYSDKKERREKIISLLSTVGLNSEHANRFPHEFSGGQRQRIGIARALAVDPEFIVCDEPVSALDVSIQAQVVNMFEDLQKERSLTYLFIAHDLSVVNHISSRIGVMYLGHMVEVAEAEEIIFHSLHPYTRSLISAVPIADPKVARASKRIILQGDVPSPVNPPSGCPFRTRCPYADDLCAAQKPEFKEVTSGHYAACHHLDKLN; via the coding sequence ATGAGTGAAACAAAAAAACTTCTTGAGATAAATCATTTAAAGCAGTATTTCCCTGTTGCAGGTACAAATAAAATAGTTCATGCCGTTGATGACGTAAGCTTTTTTATTAACAGAGGAGAAACTTTTGGTCTTGTAGGTGAATCCGGATGTGGAAAAACTACAACAGGCCGTTCTATTTTACGTCTTCATGAACCTACTGCAGGACAGATTATTTACGACGGAAAGGTTATTTTTGACAGCGAAAACAATATAAAAGAAAAAATGCTGCCTTACCGCCGTAAGATGCAGATTGTATTTCAGGATCCTTATGCTTCTCTTGACCCTCGTATGACAGTAGGTGACATTGTTGGAGAAGCCCTGGATATTCATCATCTGTATTCTGATAAGAAAGAACGTCGTGAAAAGATTATTTCGCTTCTTTCTACGGTAGGTCTTAACAGTGAACATGCAAACCGCTTCCCTCATGAATTTTCAGGCGGACAGAGACAGCGTATCGGTATTGCCCGTGCTCTTGCCGTAGATCCAGAGTTTATTGTATGTGATGAACCTGTAAGTGCCCTGGACGTTTCCATTCAGGCTCAGGTTGTAAATATGTTTGAAGATCTTCAGAAAGAGCGTTCCCTTACTTATCTTTTTATTGCTCATGATCTTTCTGTAGTAAATCATATTTCAAGCAGAATCGGTGTTATGTACCTTGGGCACATGGTTGAGGTTGCAGAGGCAGAAGAGATTATTTTCCATTCCCTTCATCCGTATACTCGTTCCCTTATTTCTGCTGTTCCGATTGCTGATCCTAAAGTTGCCCGTGCAAGTAAACGCATCATTCTTCAGGGGGATGTACCTTCTCCGGTTAATCCGCCTTCAGGATGTCCGTTCCGCACCCGCTGTCCTTATGCTGACGACCTTTGTGCTGCTCAGAAGCCGGAATTTAAGGAAGTAACAAGCGGACATTACGCTGCATGTCATCATCTGGATAAGCTTAACTAG
- a CDS encoding ABC transporter ATP-binding protein has product MADNELLVDIQHEKLSFFTPAGEVKALNDVTLQMRKGEVLGIVGESGSGKSVTAYSVMGLTAENGKITGGTVTFNGHRIDQMSEKELRKIRGKEVSIIFQDPMTSLNPVWTIGNQIEEAIKLHTNKTGKEAKERVKELLTLVGINEPEKRMKQYPHELSGGMRQRVVIAIALACEPELLIADEPTTALDVTIQAQILDLMQELKRKLGMGIIMITHDLGVVASMCDHIAVMYAGEIVEYGTTDDIFYNPQHEYTRGLLRSIPKFHEKDYSKLIPIEGQPVDLLNPPKGCGFAPRCSNCMKICLEQKPVRNEYKSLGGAAIGENVHYGRCWLEQKAQMLGSAEAVVNPTNTEVKADE; this is encoded by the coding sequence ATGGCAGACAATGAATTGTTAGTAGATATTCAGCATGAAAAGCTTTCGTTTTTTACCCCGGCTGGTGAAGTAAAGGCTTTAAACGATGTAACTCTTCAGATGAGAAAGGGTGAAGTTCTTGGTATTGTAGGTGAATCAGGCAGCGGTAAGTCTGTAACGGCATATTCTGTAATGGGTCTTACTGCAGAGAACGGAAAGATTACCGGCGGAACAGTTACTTTTAACGGTCACCGCATTGATCAGATGTCAGAAAAAGAACTTCGCAAAATACGCGGTAAAGAAGTAAGTATTATCTTTCAGGATCCTATGACTTCTTTAAATCCTGTATGGACTATAGGAAACCAGATAGAAGAAGCTATTAAACTTCATACAAATAAAACCGGTAAAGAAGCTAAGGAACGTGTAAAGGAACTTCTTACTCTTGTAGGAATCAATGAACCGGAAAAGCGAATGAAGCAGTATCCTCATGAACTTTCCGGCGGTATGAGGCAGCGTGTTGTTATTGCAATTGCCCTTGCCTGTGAACCGGAACTTCTTATTGCAGATGAACCTACGACAGCTCTTGATGTTACGATTCAGGCACAGATTCTTGATCTTATGCAGGAACTTAAGCGCAAGCTGGGTATGGGTATTATTATGATTACTCATGATCTGGGTGTTGTTGCTTCTATGTGTGATCATATTGCGGTTATGTATGCCGGAGAAATTGTTGAATACGGAACAACCGATGATATTTTCTACAATCCGCAGCATGAATATACCCGCGGACTTTTACGTTCAATTCCTAAATTCCACGAAAAAGATTATTCAAAGCTTATTCCTATTGAAGGACAGCCTGTAGACTTGCTTAATCCTCCGAAAGGCTGCGGTTTTGCTCCACGCTGTTCCAACTGTATGAAGATTTGTCTTGAGCAGAAACCTGTACGTAATGAATATAAGAGTCTTGGCGGTGCAGCAATTGGAGAAAACGTTCATTACGGAAGATGCTGGCTTGAACAGAAGGCACAGATGCTCGGCAGTGCAGAAGCTGTAGTAAATCCGACTAACACTGAGGTAAAAGCAGATGAGTGA
- a CDS encoding FlgD immunoglobulin-like domain containing protein — MKTISKKVKLLAGAAFVLLGTGAFAERSPQYISPNNDGRQDRLEVPLKIRDKRYISAWSFVIRDANGNIVRTIGNKVQNEGRMTFTGFFKKLVSPKQSVEIPEKIIWNGFCDDGSLAKDGTYKYKFYASDDSGNQGESDEYVVIVDNTPPVINLAQLSSDEKNFGEGAKAILRIKQSGSLEELWTAKVTDAAGKTVRSYKWEKAEPVSVEWNGMNDDNSIVADGIYNYEITSTDLAGNVSEKAVITNILFSAEKPETAVAINGSKYFSPEGKTSKIKNVKLDVSIPNPTSSVNSLTDWSVVIVDEHDKAVREYTGDAKNAPKGSLVFDGKDSSGNPLPEGQYRAKISATYLNGYKPEEIYSPAFVIDNSAPKASATVGKTTFNGKDSLKIALAAKAKPAYTGEKNWTGTIVDAKTGAIVKQYNFGSDLPGEVEWDSVSDAGTIAPDGEYTFKLDVEDLAGNSDSVSTAKFTLDTSKTEAYISISPAAFSPNGNGVQEEVKIAPKVNAASGLKNYTIRVVDSKNKTVWEQSGNGNPPESILWNGTSNTGDTAGAKCEDGDYRVTLDAEAQSGTKAATVTSPKVTLDTKAPVVKVTPAYTVFSPEATSTRQTLPVKVEESSTEALWKAEVTDAKSKKVVRTYTWTKSPVKNFAWDGTDSNGNKVENGTYSIALTSTDAAGNTAKAVIDGITLDARPATAYVTNDLTGFSPNGDGILDKQKFTVHTSLSEGISKWSFNIVDAAGKTVRSWTEADSANLPKEITWAGDTSDKTVANGTFTGKLHIEYEKGNVADAATAPFICTAEAPKLSVGTSPKWFSPDNDGTDDDLQIKLKGESLAEFKSWSFVIRDRNGNMFWKTSGKSAITPRIIWDGRGSNGELVQSAEDYPYEFVVTDELGMTSKVEGKIQVDVLVVRDGDKLKMQVPSIIFRSDNADFNVQKLDANGNVITAGITAEQAKNNERVINRIAEILKKFGDYKVVVVGHANPSTNDPAEETTDNPSKWGPALGPLSLKRAEFVKNQLIKLGISKSRLGAEGKGGTEPVADTKDKTVNWKNRRVEFILEK; from the coding sequence ATGAAAACTATTTCTAAAAAAGTAAAACTGTTGGCTGGTGCTGCTTTTGTTCTTCTTGGAACAGGTGCATTTGCAGAAAGAAGTCCTCAGTATATTTCTCCTAATAATGACGGCAGACAGGATCGTCTTGAAGTTCCTCTTAAAATAAGAGACAAGCGTTATATCAGTGCATGGAGCTTTGTTATCCGTGATGCAAACGGAAATATTGTCCGCACTATCGGTAACAAAGTTCAGAATGAAGGCCGCATGACTTTTACCGGCTTCTTCAAAAAGCTTGTAAGCCCTAAACAGAGTGTAGAAATTCCAGAAAAAATTATCTGGAACGGTTTCTGTGATGACGGTTCTCTTGCAAAGGACGGTACTTACAAATATAAGTTCTATGCGAGTGATGATTCCGGCAATCAGGGTGAATCAGATGAATATGTTGTAATTGTAGATAATACACCGCCGGTAATTAACCTTGCACAGCTTAGTTCTGATGAAAAGAATTTTGGTGAAGGTGCAAAGGCAATCCTCCGTATTAAGCAGAGCGGTTCTCTTGAAGAGCTGTGGACTGCAAAAGTAACGGATGCAGCCGGAAAAACAGTCCGCTCTTACAAATGGGAAAAGGCAGAACCTGTAAGCGTTGAATGGAACGGTATGAATGATGATAATTCCATTGTTGCAGACGGAATCTATAACTATGAAATTACTTCAACAGACCTTGCAGGAAACGTTTCTGAAAAAGCTGTAATTACAAACATTCTTTTCTCTGCAGAAAAACCTGAAACTGCCGTAGCAATTAACGGTTCAAAATATTTCTCTCCAGAAGGAAAGACTTCTAAAATCAAGAACGTAAAGCTGGATGTTTCCATTCCAAATCCTACTTCTTCCGTAAACTCTCTTACGGACTGGTCAGTAGTTATTGTAGATGAACATGATAAGGCTGTACGTGAATATACAGGTGATGCAAAAAATGCACCGAAGGGTTCACTTGTATTTGACGGAAAAGATTCTTCTGGAAATCCTCTTCCGGAAGGTCAGTACCGTGCAAAGATTTCCGCAACATATCTTAACGGATATAAACCGGAAGAAATTTATTCACCTGCATTCGTAATTGATAACAGTGCTCCTAAAGCAAGTGCAACTGTCGGCAAAACAACTTTTAACGGAAAAGATTCCCTTAAGATTGCCCTTGCAGCAAAAGCAAAACCTGCATATACAGGAGAAAAGAACTGGACTGGAACAATCGTTGATGCAAAGACCGGTGCAATTGTAAAACAGTATAACTTCGGTTCTGATCTTCCTGGAGAAGTTGAATGGGATTCAGTTTCTGATGCCGGAACAATCGCTCCTGACGGTGAGTATACATTTAAACTTGATGTAGAAGACCTTGCCGGAAACTCAGATTCAGTTTCTACTGCTAAATTTACCCTCGATACTTCAAAGACAGAAGCATATATTTCTATCAGTCCTGCAGCCTTCTCTCCAAACGGAAACGGGGTTCAGGAAGAAGTAAAGATTGCTCCAAAGGTAAATGCAGCCAGCGGTCTTAAGAATTATACAATCAGGGTTGTTGATTCAAAGAATAAAACTGTATGGGAACAGTCAGGCAACGGTAATCCGCCTGAAAGCATTCTTTGGAACGGAACATCAAATACTGGTGATACAGCCGGAGCTAAATGTGAAGACGGTGACTATCGCGTAACTCTTGATGCAGAAGCTCAGAGCGGAACAAAGGCTGCAACTGTTACAAGTCCAAAAGTAACGCTTGATACAAAGGCTCCTGTTGTAAAAGTAACACCTGCTTATACTGTATTCTCTCCTGAGGCTACAAGTACAAGACAGACTCTTCCTGTAAAAGTTGAAGAAAGTTCAACTGAAGCTTTGTGGAAGGCAGAAGTAACAGATGCAAAGTCTAAGAAAGTTGTACGCACTTATACCTGGACAAAGAGCCCTGTAAAGAATTTTGCATGGGACGGAACTGATTCCAACGGAAATAAAGTAGAAAACGGAACTTATTCAATTGCCCTTACATCAACAGATGCTGCCGGAAATACTGCAAAGGCTGTAATTGACGGTATTACTCTTGATGCACGTCCGGCAACTGCCTATGTTACAAATGACCTTACGGGATTCTCTCCTAATGGAGACGGAATTCTTGATAAACAGAAGTTTACGGTTCACACAAGTCTTAGTGAAGGAATTTCTAAGTGGAGCTTTAACATTGTAGATGCTGCCGGAAAAACTGTAAGAAGCTGGACTGAAGCAGACAGTGCAAATCTTCCTAAAGAAATTACATGGGCCGGTGATACTTCAGATAAAACTGTTGCAAACGGAACCTTTACCGGAAAACTTCACATTGAATACGAAAAGGGTAACGTGGCTGATGCTGCAACTGCACCATTCATCTGTACTGCAGAAGCTCCAAAACTTTCTGTAGGAACATCTCCAAAATGGTTCAGCCCTGATAACGACGGTACTGATGATGACCTTCAGATTAAACTTAAGGGAGAATCCCTTGCAGAATTTAAGAGCTGGAGTTTTGTAATCCGTGACCGTAACGGAAACATGTTCTGGAAGACAAGCGGTAAGTCTGCAATTACACCACGCATCATCTGGGATGGACGGGGAAGTAACGGTGAACTTGTTCAGTCTGCAGAAGATTATCCTTATGAATTCGTAGTAACTGATGAACTGGGAATGACAAGTAAGGTTGAAGGAAAGATTCAGGTAGACGTTCTTGTTGTTCGTGACGGGGACAAGCTTAAGATGCAGGTTCCTTCTATTATCTTCCGTTCAGACAATGCTGACTTTAATGTTCAGAAGCTTGATGCAAACGGAAATGTTATTACAGCCGGAATTACTGCTGAACAGGCAAAGAACAATGAGCGTGTAATTAACCGTATTGCCGAAATCCTTAAGAAATTCGGTGATTATAAAGTTGTTGTAGTCGGACATGCTAATCCTTCTACAAACGATCCTGCAGAAGAGACAACGGATAATCCTTCTAAGTGGGGACCTGCTTTAGGACCGCTTTCTCTTAAACGTGCAGAGTTTGTTAAGAATCAGCTTATTAAGCTTGGTATTTCTAAGAGTCGTCTTGGTGCAGAAGGTAAGGGTGGTACAGAACCTGTTGCCGATACAAAAGACAAGACGGTTAACTGGAAGAACCGCCGCGTAGAGTTTATTCTTGAAAAATAA